Proteins co-encoded in one Bacillus infantis NRRL B-14911 genomic window:
- a CDS encoding RNA polymerase sigma factor: MIKAIKDSIMLKKIKEKDIDAVLSWFEARKSKFYKIGWAYLKNHHDVEDVFHNTILKVHDHIDTLKQDRYFETWVTSIFINECRDIYRRNKRRQQENAIEGSEAGQHPSDRLDLLDALDQVDEKFREPILLKYIQGFSQEEIAGILGLPLGTVKSRIYRGLLILRKEYGGAGHDMQ, from the coding sequence GTGATTAAAGCGATAAAGGATTCAATTATGCTGAAAAAAATTAAGGAAAAGGATATAGATGCCGTTTTAAGCTGGTTTGAGGCACGCAAATCAAAGTTTTACAAAATCGGCTGGGCTTATTTAAAGAATCATCATGATGTGGAGGATGTATTCCATAATACGATTCTTAAGGTTCATGACCATATCGATACACTGAAGCAGGACCGTTATTTTGAAACATGGGTCACTTCTATTTTCATCAATGAGTGCAGGGACATTTACCGGAGGAATAAGCGCAGGCAGCAGGAAAATGCCATAGAAGGAAGTGAGGCCGGGCAGCATCCCTCTGACCGTCTGGATTTGCTGGATGCACTGGATCAGGTTGATGAGAAATTCAGGGAGCCGATTCTGCTGAAATATATACAAGGATTTTCTCAGGAAGAAATTGCAGGCATTCTCGGGCTTCCGCTCGGCACTGTTAAGAGCCGTATTTATAGGGGATTGCTGATTCTTCGCAAAGAATATGGAGGTGCTGGCCATGACATGCAGTGA
- a CDS encoding NUDIX domain-containing protein, translating into MSDIIVYWGDAKIKLSWTKSISLPPLNKITSIHSFCFYNDQLLLVNLNERGWDFHGGHLEENETPEECCRREAWEEGYIEGNCTLLGYITVSHEENPLWNETSPYPKIGFQAIYNMEIELLHPFEGKFESAERMLIDPDRTSIWYKGWNSLYEEILEDSLASRQLRAVPPDI; encoded by the coding sequence ATGTCGGATATAATTGTGTATTGGGGAGATGCGAAAATCAAGCTTTCCTGGACTAAAAGCATTTCATTGCCGCCATTAAATAAGATTACCAGCATCCATAGCTTCTGTTTTTATAATGACCAATTACTGCTTGTTAATCTGAATGAACGGGGATGGGATTTCCATGGGGGACATCTTGAGGAAAATGAGACACCGGAGGAATGCTGCAGGCGGGAAGCCTGGGAAGAGGGCTATATAGAAGGAAATTGCACCCTTCTTGGGTATATCACTGTCAGCCATGAGGAAAATCCGCTTTGGAACGAAACCAGCCCGTATCCTAAGATAGGATTCCAGGCTATTTATAACATGGAAATAGAGCTGCTCCACCCTTTTGAAGGGAAATTCGAATCTGCAGAGAGAATGCTGATAGATCCTGATAGAACCTCTATATGGTATAAAGGCTGGAATTCGCTGTACGAAGAAATACTGGAAGATTCATTGGCCAGCCGGCAGCTTAGAGCAGTGCCTCCAGATATATAA
- a CDS encoding pyridoxamine 5'-phosphate oxidase family protein, producing the protein MNTIFKNVIQTKEEFEEFRPVVGSPSERAQSKVIPIVDEHCREFIRMSPFLTMATSNSAGECDVSPRGDMPGFVAVIDEKHLFIPERPGNKRLDSVQNILKNPHVGLVFFIPGLGETLRVNGEAFIVRDHELLEMSAVNGKLPLFGIGVRVKECYTHCAKAFIRSGLWNPETWADKEELPSAAKMIVAHTKIPNVSAEQVEKELNEGYVQRLY; encoded by the coding sequence ATGAATACTATTTTTAAAAATGTCATTCAAACAAAGGAAGAATTTGAAGAGTTCCGTCCTGTCGTCGGCTCTCCAAGTGAAAGGGCACAAAGCAAGGTGATTCCAATAGTCGATGAACATTGCCGGGAGTTCATCCGTATGTCACCGTTTCTAACGATGGCAACGTCCAACAGTGCTGGCGAATGCGATGTTTCTCCAAGAGGCGATATGCCGGGGTTTGTTGCCGTAATTGACGAGAAGCACTTATTCATTCCCGAAAGGCCAGGAAATAAGAGGCTGGATTCTGTCCAAAATATATTGAAAAACCCCCATGTTGGTCTTGTTTTTTTTATACCGGGGCTTGGTGAGACCTTAAGGGTTAATGGGGAGGCTTTTATAGTCCGCGACCACGAGCTGCTTGAGATGAGTGCGGTGAATGGTAAGCTGCCTTTGTTCGGCATCGGGGTCCGGGTGAAGGAATGCTATACCCATTGTGCCAAAGCTTTTATCAGGTCAGGGCTGTGGAACCCGGAAACATGGGCAGACAAAGAAGAGCTTCCATCTGCAGCTAAAATGATCGTCGCTCATACAAAGATACCGAATGTCTCTGCAGAGCAGGTTGAAAAGGAACTGAATGAAGGCTATGTGCAGAGGCTTTATTGA
- a CDS encoding histidine phosphatase family protein → MTEKGKRDAQKVCECLLDEGVNMFASSPYQRAVQTIEGAAARLNKDIHVFEDLKERVFLPDEAIISKEKLLPLLERSFSDPDYTLPGGESNRACQDRATRVLLHLIRTNQGRRIAIGTHGAVMTLMMGKFSREYGLGFLLSSSKPDLYKLEFDGIILSKVTRLYHV, encoded by the coding sequence TTGACTGAAAAAGGAAAAAGAGATGCACAAAAGGTATGTGAATGCCTTCTGGATGAAGGAGTTAATATGTTTGCATCAAGTCCTTATCAGCGTGCGGTACAGACAATTGAGGGGGCCGCAGCAAGGCTCAATAAAGACATCCATGTTTTTGAGGATCTGAAGGAAAGAGTGTTCCTGCCGGATGAAGCTATTATAAGTAAAGAGAAATTGCTGCCGCTGCTGGAGCGCTCTTTTTCCGACCCTGATTACACTTTGCCGGGCGGGGAGTCGAATAGAGCTTGCCAAGATAGAGCAACAAGAGTATTGCTTCATCTGATTCGAACAAATCAGGGCAGGAGAATTGCCATCGGTACGCATGGGGCTGTTATGACTCTTATGATGGGTAAGTTTAGTAGAGAATACGGATTGGGATTTTTATTAAGTTCCTCCAAGCCTGATTTATATAAATTGGAATTTGATGGAATCATACTTTCAAAGGTAACCAGGCTTTACCATGTCTAG
- a CDS encoding threonine aldolase family protein produces the protein MHTKSLQESYSLVKYPLAGHGKRNVEVLKKAFEQISGSIESEMYGKGKVIEDFQDKMANLLGKEAAVFFPSGTMAQQIALRIWCDEKGVAKVAYHPLSHLEIHEEDGLKELHHIETVLLADQTRVIELDDVTGMEEDVACLLLELPQREIGGQLPDYGTLEKISAYCREKGIKLQLDGARLLEVLPYYKKTAAEVCALFDSVYVSLYKGIGGIAGAVLAGSKEFTEKSKVWKRRHGGDLISLYPYILSADYYYDQRSGKMDAYYEEAKELAQLYNSCEGVYTLPTIPVSNMFHVHFEHPKGETEPILIQIQEETGIGFTGNLREKDSHSSYYEVSIGDLYEGVPKDLLNQSFQLLNEKMAKAFE, from the coding sequence ATGCATACTAAATCGCTTCAAGAATCATACAGCCTGGTTAAATATCCGCTCGCAGGCCATGGCAAACGGAATGTAGAAGTACTGAAAAAGGCATTTGAACAGATCAGCGGTTCTATAGAGAGTGAAATGTACGGGAAAGGGAAGGTAATCGAGGATTTTCAGGATAAAATGGCAAACCTGCTCGGAAAGGAGGCTGCTGTTTTTTTCCCAAGCGGTACAATGGCCCAGCAGATCGCTCTGCGTATCTGGTGCGACGAAAAGGGCGTTGCGAAGGTTGCTTACCACCCTTTAAGCCATCTTGAAATTCATGAAGAAGATGGGTTGAAAGAGCTGCACCATATCGAAACTGTCCTGCTCGCAGACCAAACAAGGGTGATTGAACTTGATGATGTCACTGGCATGGAAGAGGACGTTGCCTGCCTGCTGCTTGAATTGCCTCAGCGTGAGATCGGCGGACAGCTTCCTGATTATGGGACTTTGGAAAAAATATCAGCCTATTGCCGTGAAAAAGGGATTAAGCTGCAGCTGGACGGTGCCCGCTTACTGGAAGTGCTCCCCTACTATAAAAAAACAGCCGCAGAAGTGTGTGCACTATTTGATAGTGTCTATGTCTCACTTTACAAGGGAATTGGCGGGATTGCCGGTGCCGTTCTTGCGGGGAGCAAAGAGTTCACGGAGAAATCAAAGGTCTGGAAACGGCGCCACGGAGGCGATTTGATCAGCCTTTATCCATATATCCTTTCAGCTGATTATTATTATGACCAGCGTTCCGGGAAAATGGATGCTTATTATGAAGAAGCAAAAGAGCTTGCACAATTGTACAACAGCTGTGAAGGCGTATATACTTTACCAACTATTCCGGTATCCAATATGTTTCATGTCCATTTTGAGCACCCGAAAGGAGAAACCGAACCAATTCTGATTCAAATACAGGAAGAGACAGGGATAGGTTTTACAGGAAATCTTAGAGAAAAAGACAGCCATTCCTCCTATTATGAGGTAAGCATTGGCGACTTGTATGAGGGGGTTCCAAAAGACCTGCTCAATCAATCATTCCAGCTGCTCAATGAAAAGATGGCAAAGGCGTTCGAATGA
- a CDS encoding DUF3949 domain-containing protein, giving the protein MDRMIFLWIAGIYLLLSFILAPVQYGYIKELKKMDQERKAQGKAQDEFYESMAFENQLLHYNAQGFLFWGANLIASLFYRLKNR; this is encoded by the coding sequence ATGGACCGTATGATCTTTTTATGGATTGCGGGCATTTACCTGCTGCTTTCATTTATTCTTGCTCCCGTTCAATATGGATATATTAAAGAGCTGAAGAAAATGGATCAGGAGCGGAAAGCACAAGGAAAAGCCCAGGATGAGTTTTATGAGAGCATGGCCTTTGAAAATCAGCTGCTGCATTATAATGCTCAAGGGTTCCTATTCTGGGGAGCGAATCTAATTGCTTCATTATTTTACAGACTCAAAAACAGATAA
- a CDS encoding GNAT family N-acetyltransferase yields MLQDAKHAFSIREAKIEDAKSLSELRVKIDGETENMDRESGEDFISEEGFKKVILNDSKQKTHLFLVAEADGKLVGFSRCEGSNLRRTAHKVEFGVCVLKDYWGNGIGKRLLIDSIRWAEDADIKKITLQVLETNENAIQLYKRVGFEIEGVLRRDKLLSDGKYYDTIVMGRILQNQF; encoded by the coding sequence TTGCTGCAAGATGCAAAGCATGCTTTCTCGATAAGGGAAGCGAAAATAGAAGATGCCAAAAGCCTTTCTGAACTGAGGGTGAAAATAGACGGCGAAACGGAAAACATGGACAGGGAGAGCGGCGAGGATTTTATCAGTGAAGAAGGATTTAAAAAAGTCATTTTAAATGACAGCAAGCAGAAGACCCATCTTTTTCTGGTAGCTGAAGCGGATGGCAAACTTGTCGGCTTTTCCCGCTGCGAAGGCTCCAATTTAAGAAGAACGGCCCATAAAGTGGAGTTCGGAGTATGCGTTCTGAAAGATTATTGGGGAAATGGAATCGGTAAACGCCTTCTGATTGATTCTATCAGGTGGGCGGAAGATGCAGATATAAAAAAAATCACCCTTCAAGTACTGGAAACAAATGAAAATGCCATCCAGCTTTACAAAAGGGTTGGCTTTGAAATTGAGGGTGTATTGAGAAGAGATAAACTGCTGTCTGACGGTAAATATTATGACACAATAGTTATGGGCAGAATCTTGCAGAATCAGTTTTAA
- a CDS encoding DUF4179 domain-containing protein gives MTCSEIENLMMDSLEGRLQHEDEKILKGHLENCGKCGAEMIQLQEITAALSVRSQEIDMPEEFMLNVAKRVRLSESERKKKSKASMIGGLAAAVCLTLFVGTAAANGGFTTFKDWWQNFSTEESEQEQKYIQSGLGEKLDLEAESGGVKVRITSVAADDIQTLIYYEVENLKNDDLFKPDYDGIQVMNADEYWGDQDEPSFSPIRSQMNLYSNQKNTFRGKLAVAPMDQPEGTINLKIVQLEKFIEASNRDEGKENTLETLKGEWSFTVPVVKNPSLEYPLSAKTEADGNPIVFEKLVIAPTATMITYRYQNTHSDKILDYIAIDSIETEKGLVSNQLFGPGGDISGGGWNTVTASFDSIYGEEPKDIKINLGALQYSVEEPKSIDLKGKSLPIKAEYKGNSISIDSIEPGKTAQVVLTEELPESRAYEKLQFTIEGKGRTSSAGNSDGYFIAKDGQRYKADEYFMRTAELSEPRLYTTKHTINLRGDGSREVIPERLEIKGYSYTIFSSKNIKIELEGKAGH, from the coding sequence ATGACATGCAGTGAAATAGAAAACTTGATGATGGATAGCCTGGAAGGAAGACTCCAGCATGAAGACGAAAAAATATTGAAAGGCCACTTGGAAAACTGCGGAAAATGTGGAGCTGAAATGATACAGCTGCAGGAAATAACGGCAGCATTATCTGTAAGATCACAAGAAATTGACATGCCTGAAGAATTTATGCTGAATGTGGCAAAAAGGGTCAGGCTGTCAGAATCGGAAAGGAAGAAGAAGAGCAAAGCCAGCATGATCGGCGGTTTGGCGGCAGCTGTCTGCCTTACCTTATTTGTCGGTACGGCAGCTGCCAATGGCGGATTCACTACTTTTAAAGATTGGTGGCAGAATTTCAGTACCGAAGAAAGTGAGCAGGAGCAGAAATACATCCAGTCAGGACTTGGCGAAAAGCTGGATCTGGAAGCAGAAAGCGGCGGGGTAAAAGTGAGGATAACAAGTGTGGCGGCAGATGATATCCAGACTCTGATCTATTATGAAGTAGAAAATTTGAAGAACGACGATCTTTTTAAGCCGGATTATGACGGCATTCAAGTCATGAATGCTGATGAGTATTGGGGGGATCAGGATGAACCCTCATTTTCGCCCATTAGAAGCCAAATGAATCTTTATTCCAATCAAAAAAATACCTTTAGGGGAAAACTTGCTGTGGCGCCAATGGATCAGCCAGAAGGAACCATTAATCTTAAAATTGTGCAGCTGGAGAAATTTATTGAAGCATCAAATCGGGATGAGGGAAAAGAAAATACACTTGAAACTTTGAAAGGGGAATGGTCATTCACGGTTCCAGTGGTAAAAAACCCCAGCTTGGAATACCCTTTATCTGCCAAAACAGAAGCGGATGGGAATCCAATTGTTTTTGAAAAACTCGTCATTGCTCCTACAGCGACCATGATTACTTACAGATATCAAAACACCCATAGTGATAAAATCCTTGATTATATTGCCATCGACAGTATTGAAACAGAGAAAGGCCTTGTCAGCAACCAGCTCTTCGGTCCTGGAGGAGACATATCAGGCGGTGGGTGGAATACAGTGACAGCTTCCTTCGATTCTATATACGGGGAAGAGCCAAAGGATATTAAAATAAATCTGGGTGCTCTGCAATATTCAGTAGAAGAACCAAAAAGCATTGATCTTAAGGGGAAAAGCCTTCCCATCAAGGCTGAATATAAAGGAAACAGCATCTCAATCGACAGCATAGAACCCGGCAAAACGGCTCAAGTAGTCTTGACTGAGGAATTGCCGGAAAGCCGTGCATATGAAAAACTGCAATTTACAATTGAAGGTAAAGGCAGGACCTCATCAGCAGGCAATTCAGACGGTTATTTTATCGCCAAAGATGGCCAGAGATACAAGGCTGACGAATACTTTATGCGTACAGCCGAACTATCCGAACCGAGACTGTATACAACAAAGCATACTATTAATCTAAGAGGAGATGGAAGCCGGGAGGTGATTCCTGAACGGCTTGAAATCAAGGGCTACAGCTACA
- a CDS encoding ABC transporter ATP-binding protein yields MADKKYNRKRPGKKGGPGAKGPEGGQKPKNFKKTIKKLVSYCRAYLPFIVTALVLAMAASIFSIIGPDLLSRITDLIAEGLMTEINLDEVVSIASILAFLYGLGFLFNYIQGFIMATVTQRVSKNLRSDLSSKMNRMPLKYFDSGSTGDVLSRVTNDVDLIGQTMNQSLSTLVSAITMFLGSLVMMFYTNWIMAVSAILSTLIGFVFMSFLISKSQKYFAQQQAELGRLNGHIEEIYSGHSVVKVYNGEPEAKATFHKINTRLYESAWKSQFLSGLMMPIMMFVGNLGYVVVCVAGAVLAVNGSITFGVIVAFMIYIRLFTQPLSQLAQAAANLQATAAASERVFEFLAEDELENEDNKKTVLNDVKGEVEFKNVRFGYSEDKMIINDFSALAKSGQKVAIVGPTGAGKTTIINLLMRFYEVSGGEILIDGVPTKELSREKLRSLFCMVLQDTWLFEGTIRENIVYSRKGVSDQEVAEAAKAVGLHHFIQTLPMGYDTILDDKANLSAGQKQLITIARAMVKDAPLLILDEATSSVDTRTEVLIQEAMDKLTAGKTSFVIAHRLSTIKNADLILVMKDGDIIESGNHEELLGQNGFYADLYNSQFEDAS; encoded by the coding sequence TTGGCTGATAAAAAATATAACCGCAAAAGGCCAGGAAAAAAGGGCGGACCAGGTGCCAAAGGGCCGGAAGGCGGTCAAAAACCGAAGAATTTCAAGAAGACTATAAAGAAGCTGGTTTCCTATTGCAGGGCCTATCTGCCGTTTATTGTGACTGCCCTTGTTCTGGCAATGGCAGCATCCATCTTCAGCATCATCGGCCCGGACCTTCTCAGCAGGATCACTGACCTGATTGCAGAAGGGCTGATGACAGAAATCAATTTGGATGAGGTAGTGAGTATTGCTTCCATCCTCGCCTTTTTATATGGCCTGGGTTTTCTGTTCAATTATATTCAGGGATTCATCATGGCAACAGTTACCCAGCGGGTATCCAAAAACTTAAGGAGCGATTTATCCTCTAAAATGAACCGGATGCCTTTGAAATACTTTGATTCAGGCAGCACCGGAGATGTTCTCAGCCGCGTGACAAATGACGTCGACCTGATCGGGCAGACGATGAACCAGAGCTTAAGCACATTGGTATCAGCCATAACGATGTTCCTCGGCTCACTCGTCATGATGTTCTATACAAATTGGATCATGGCTGTCTCTGCCATCCTTTCAACATTGATCGGTTTTGTGTTTATGAGTTTCTTAATATCCAAGTCCCAGAAATACTTTGCCCAGCAGCAGGCAGAGCTGGGAAGGCTAAACGGACATATTGAAGAAATATATTCAGGGCACAGCGTGGTAAAAGTATATAACGGAGAGCCGGAAGCTAAGGCAACTTTCCACAAAATCAATACAAGGCTGTATGAAAGCGCCTGGAAGTCTCAGTTCCTTTCTGGGCTCATGATGCCGATCATGATGTTCGTCGGCAACTTAGGCTATGTCGTTGTATGTGTGGCAGGTGCAGTATTGGCTGTAAATGGATCAATAACATTTGGAGTCATCGTCGCATTCATGATCTATATCAGATTGTTCACCCAGCCGCTTTCCCAGCTTGCACAGGCAGCGGCAAACCTTCAGGCCACCGCAGCTGCAAGTGAGCGTGTGTTTGAGTTTTTGGCTGAAGATGAGCTGGAAAATGAAGATAATAAGAAAACAGTTCTCAATGATGTCAAAGGAGAAGTTGAATTTAAAAATGTCCGCTTTGGCTACAGCGAAGATAAAATGATTATCAATGATTTTTCTGCTCTCGCAAAATCAGGGCAAAAAGTGGCGATTGTCGGACCGACTGGGGCGGGAAAAACGACCATCATCAACCTGCTGATGCGCTTTTATGAAGTAAGCGGGGGAGAAATCCTGATCGATGGTGTGCCCACAAAAGAATTGAGCCGTGAAAAATTGCGAAGCCTGTTCTGCATGGTGCTTCAGGATACATGGCTGTTTGAAGGGACGATCCGTGAAAACATTGTCTATTCCAGAAAAGGGGTAAGTGATCAGGAGGTAGCGGAAGCTGCAAAAGCCGTTGGCCTGCATCATTTTATCCAGACGCTGCCTATGGGATATGATACCATCCTCGATGATAAGGCAAATCTCTCAGCAGGACAGAAGCAGTTAATTACGATAGCACGGGCCATGGTAAAAGATGCACCGCTCCTGATTCTGGATGAAGCAACAAGCTCTGTAGACACACGCACAGAAGTGTTGATCCAGGAGGCAATGGATAAGCTGACAGCAGGCAAAACATCCTTCGTCATAGCCCACAGGCTGTCCACCATCAAAAACGCCGACCTGATTCTCGTCATGAAAGATGGGGACATCATCGAAAGCGGAAATCACGAGGAACTGCTGGGGCAGAATGGCTTTTATGCCGATTTGTATAATAGCCAGTTTGAGGATGCTTCTTAA
- a CDS encoding AraC family transcriptional regulator, translated as MDLLKQLNEAIAYIEENLTGDIDYREAAKKAFCSEFHFKRMFVFLSGVSISEYVRKRRLTMAALELADEKIKVIDAAVKYGYSSPDSFSRAFFQMHGITPSEARKTGYRLKAFPPMSFQLTIKGGNEMNFRLEEKGPFYIVGLKKRVRIQFNGVNGEIAEMWRSLTPDKIQELKALSDQEPGGLISASVHFSEGRMKEKGELDHYIGAATGEPGPARYESLKIESSSWAVFEAKGPFPETLQNIWGRIYAEWFPSSGYEQTEGPEILWNESKDTSSPQFKSEIWIPVIKRKTPFK; from the coding sequence GTGGATTTGCTAAAGCAGCTGAATGAAGCTATTGCCTATATTGAGGAAAATTTGACAGGAGATATAGATTATAGGGAGGCAGCAAAAAAAGCCTTTTGTTCGGAATTTCACTTTAAGCGGATGTTCGTTTTCCTTTCTGGGGTCTCCATATCAGAATATGTACGCAAAAGGCGGCTGACCATGGCAGCGCTCGAGCTGGCTGATGAAAAGATAAAAGTGATTGATGCTGCAGTGAAGTATGGCTACAGCTCGCCGGATTCTTTTTCAAGGGCATTTTTCCAGATGCATGGGATTACCCCATCAGAAGCTCGGAAAACTGGCTATAGGCTAAAAGCATTTCCACCGATGTCCTTTCAGTTGACAATAAAAGGAGGAAATGAAATGAACTTCCGGCTTGAAGAAAAGGGTCCTTTTTATATTGTGGGCCTTAAAAAAAGGGTTCGAATCCAATTTAATGGTGTGAACGGAGAAATCGCTGAAATGTGGAGGAGTTTGACTCCAGATAAGATCCAGGAACTGAAAGCATTGTCCGACCAGGAACCCGGGGGCCTGATTAGTGCTTCTGTCCACTTTTCAGAAGGAAGGATGAAGGAAAAAGGAGAGCTTGACCATTATATTGGTGCTGCCACTGGAGAGCCGGGCCCAGCACGATATGAATCACTCAAGATTGAGTCTTCCTCCTGGGCTGTGTTTGAAGCGAAGGGGCCTTTTCCTGAGACTTTGCAGAATATATGGGGACGCATTTATGCTGAATGGTTTCCCTCATCAGGTTATGAACAGACGGAAGGTCCGGAAATTCTCTGGAACGAAAGCAAAGATACCTCATCCCCTCAATTCAAAAGCGAAATTTGGATACCGGTAATAAAACGGAAGACACCCTTTAAATGA
- a CDS encoding STAS domain-containing protein, with protein sequence MEYTSIMREITHQVFLENKLRDMPPEWKNVLHHWRNYLADMFAEAFHPDKEYRKTTIGFWEDNLDQLLAAGTPAELMIEQVCSFREETAAKLRKVAKQKHWTEELYEQWDRQFHKTADDIICWTSEKGSALMRTRLLAAEAKVKMLSIPIIRVSDDVAVISLVGDLDRKRTNDLMEKALQYGARRSLNCMVIDLSGVEFIDTRIAHELLRTVKAIQITGMTVKLTGIRPEIAQTFVKLGVNLNDIQVFSSLHQVL encoded by the coding sequence ATGGAATACACCAGCATTATGAGAGAGATTACTCATCAGGTTTTCCTGGAAAACAAACTTCGGGATATGCCCCCTGAGTGGAAAAATGTGCTCCATCATTGGAGAAACTATCTGGCTGATATGTTTGCGGAGGCCTTTCATCCTGACAAGGAATATAGGAAGACAACAATTGGCTTTTGGGAAGATAATCTGGATCAGCTGCTAGCGGCAGGTACACCGGCTGAGCTAATGATAGAGCAGGTATGCTCCTTCAGAGAGGAAACTGCTGCAAAGCTCAGAAAGGTGGCCAAACAAAAACATTGGACTGAGGAACTTTATGAACAATGGGACAGGCAATTTCACAAAACAGCCGATGATATCATCTGCTGGACCAGTGAAAAGGGATCTGCTTTGATGCGCACGAGATTGCTGGCAGCAGAAGCGAAGGTTAAAATGCTGTCTATTCCAATTATCCGGGTTTCTGACGACGTAGCGGTCATATCGCTAGTTGGCGATCTTGATCGAAAAAGGACGAATGACCTCATGGAAAAAGCGCTGCAGTATGGTGCACGCAGGTCACTGAATTGCATGGTCATTGATTTGTCAGGTGTAGAATTCATCGATACCCGCATCGCTCATGAACTTCTTAGGACAGTCAAAGCGATTCAGATAACAGGGATGACAGTTAAGCTGACAGGGATCCGGCCGGAAATTGCCCAGACATTTGTGAAGCTTGGGGTGAATTTAAACGACATACAAGTTTTTTCAAGCCTTCATCAGGTATTATAG
- a CDS encoding GNAT family N-acetyltransferase: MTHTIRKMEPNDTEQVQNVAKASWHSTYEGIIPREVQDQFLAAAYSSERMLQRIERSHLFVAEAEGQIVGFANFSPVNKEGKAELGAIYLFPEAQGKGIGTSLLNKGIEELAGVKEIYINVEKDNEIGRNFYLAKGFELIKEFEEEFEGHVLMTIRMVLRLVS; the protein is encoded by the coding sequence ATGACACATACCATCCGTAAAATGGAACCAAATGATACAGAACAGGTACAGAATGTAGCAAAGGCAAGCTGGCACAGCACCTATGAAGGCATCATACCCAGGGAGGTGCAGGATCAATTCCTGGCTGCAGCCTACAGCAGTGAACGTATGCTGCAAAGAATTGAAAGATCCCATCTTTTTGTTGCAGAGGCAGAAGGGCAGATTGTCGGCTTTGCCAACTTTTCACCTGTAAACAAGGAAGGAAAAGCAGAGTTGGGTGCCATCTATCTTTTTCCGGAAGCACAGGGCAAAGGGATTGGAACCTCCCTCCTCAACAAAGGTATAGAAGAACTGGCCGGTGTGAAAGAGATTTATATAAATGTAGAAAAAGATAATGAGATCGGCAGGAATTTTTATCTGGCAAAAGGTTTTGAGCTTATCAAAGAGTTCGAGGAGGAATTTGAAGGACATGTATTAATGACAATCCGCATGGTTTTGCGTTTGGTTAGTTAA